Below is a window of 'Nostoc azollae' 0708 DNA.
GATTTCTTCAAGAAGTCGGAGATATTGTTTATATATCATAACTTGATAGTTGCAGCAGTGACAGCTAAAGCAGCCCAACCAGCCATGAGTGATAATCCTCCCAAGGGTGTGATAGCTCCCAAGGATTTTATACCAGTTAAGCTGAGAACATACAAGCTACCTGAAAAAATCGTCACACCAATGATAAATAACCAGCCACTAATAAAAAGTGTAGTGGGTGGAGTTTCTACACGACTGATGAGGATTGCTACTAACAAAAGTGCTAGAGCATGGTACATTTGGTAACGAGCGCCAGTGTCAAAAATTTCTAGCATTCGTTCACTGACTTTTTCTCGCAAAGCATGAGCGCCAAAAGCACCAGCAGCAACAGACAAACCGCCAAAAATAGCAGCTATAGTAAAAAAAATCTGCGTCATTAGACCTAGCTGTAAATTAGCAGAGTGAGACTAAACATCAAAGTGATATGATACGCCTCCTTCCTCACTCACTTGAAAATTTGCATTAAGTTCTTTAGCTTTCTCATCTAAATATTGTTTGGCTTCCGTTGCTGTTAACTGTGACTGCATGGCAAAACTTAACAATGTGATTCTGCCATCATTTTCTTGTAACATCTGATAAAATTGTGATAGCTTTGCTTGCTCTTGTGATCGTAAATATTCATTTTTTTGTTCTGTCAACGCCTTTGTACTTTGTCGGTTTTGCTTATACAGTCCTAATGCTAACCATGCCCCCAATAGCGCCGTAGGAAAGCCAAACATTATACCTTGAGCAGCAGTATTATCAAGTTGATATAGCGCTTCTTGATTGACAAGATCTTTTGCTAATGATTCATCCGGTATACCTGGTAAGATCGGCTTGAGAGTAGTATTTTTTGTAATTACAGCTGATACTGTAGTTGTTAAAAACATGAATCCGAGTGTAAGCAGCCAACCAGCAGCCAATTTTTCTGCCGTCTTCATAGTTTTACTTCAGAGTTAGACTTTGCTTGCGATTGTAACCTTACTTGCGCCAAGCTTCCAGTCATTAATTATCAGGCAGCAGGGAAAAGGATTTCCCCGTTCCCTACTTGTGAAAAAAGTTTATTGATTTCGTTGCGATTGTTAAACTATGCGCGTGTAGCTTCCAACAATCGAGAAAAATAGAAACGAGTCCGAGTCATTGCTTGACGTTGCACTGTAAAGCCATTTTTTTCCAGAATTTTCACCACATCAGCTTCACGGTGTAAATAGGCACGGGTGGCTTTACTCGGTCCTGGGAAAAAACTACCTATTTTCTTGAGGATAGAAAGAAAGCAGGTTTTAGGGGCAAAACTGAGAATAATACGTGACTGTGCCAAAGAACATAGGTAAGAAATCATCTCATCTGCTTTGTCTTGGGGATAGTGAATCAGAACATCCAGGCAAATAACAGTGTGAAAGTTACCACTCAAAGATTCTAAATCTTGTACTGCAAAAGTAGGATTTGTAGAATTGGAAAAAAGCTTTACACTTCTATCTTGAGCTTCTGAAACCATTTTAGCGGAAATATCACTAGCGTAAACCTTAGCACCTTCAGATGCTAGAGGAATACTCAAACTACCCACACCACACCCAGCATCACAGATTGATAACTCAGATAAATTGTTATCATCTTTTAACCAGCCGATGATGGTATCCACGGTTTGCTGATGTCCAGTACGGATATCTAGCTGGACTTTGTTGACTTCACCATCTCCATAGATGCGTTTCCAACGGTCGAAACCTGTAGAATTAAAGTATTCACGTACTATTGTTTTATCGTCGGCTGCATTCATAACCTTGATTGTTAAGGATTCACAATTCCTAAAATTATAATGATTTTAAGCAAGAAGTTAGCTTTGTAACGGGTACAATTTTTTTCAGATTGACTTATGCGTAAATACAACTTAGTTACTCAAAAGAAACCTCTGCTACTAATATTCAGCTTCAGCCTGATTACTTTTTCTATGTTACCCCTTCTACCCTCACGGACTGAGATTATAGCCCGTCCTTCTGATGCACCACTAGAACTAAATTTATTAACTAAGCCCACAGGTTCTATAATTACAGCTAATATTATTAGTCAATCAGGATTAACTATCCCTAGTTTATGGTGGGCAAAGGAAAACTCTGAAAATAAACTTCTAGATAATTGGATAGCATACCCAGCTTCTGAACAAGAACCAGCCCGTGTAGATTTGATAGTAAATCAACAAATTTGGAGTTTATTAGACTATTTAGATCGTTACAACTTTGTTAATGGCTTGGGTAGTATGGCTAGGAATTTTGGTTATAACATCCGAGTGTTTAATTATCACCGAGATATGTTAGCAGCTTACACTTGTAATTTGAGTATCAGTCCATCTTCATGCAAGATCGAGATGAGTATTCATAGTAAGTTAGGGCTTCGTCAAAATTTATAACCGACTGGAAATTAAAATTTAATCGTCAGGAGTCAGGAGTCACGAGTCAGAAGTCAGAATGTTTGAGAAATTGGTTAATTCTCAAAAAGGGGGGCTGAGGAATCTGATGGAGTGGGCTTTTCGTATATCTTAAATGGTTTATCTTTTGACGCTGTAGTGTACTATAAACAAGTTCATTTTCCTCATTGTTCGGAATTTTTTATTTTGTTAAATAAATACTTATAACCCTTATTGACTGATGCTGGTAAGGGGAGTAAAAATTCACTTTTATCAAATAATTCCTGATTATTTAGTAACAAGTTTTGTAATGGTTTCTGAAGATCAGAGGCTACAATATTTGTTATAGGCGAATTATTTTTAGTCAGTATGGCAATTTGTTTGGCTATATTTGGTTGCCAACAAAAATTAATCCAATCAGATGCTAAGGTGTTTTGCTCAACTTCAGCCGGACTTACCCATAAGTCTGCCCACATTGCAGTTCCTGATTGGGGAATGACTGCGGTAAGTTTTGGATAACGACTGAGTATAGGCATAACGTCATTTGACCAACCCACAGCTAACCAAGTATCTCCGGTGAGTAGTGGTTCTAGATAGGTAGTAGAATCATAAAATTTTACTTGTTGGTGTAGTGCCAGTAATTCTGCTTTTAAGTCGGGGATTTGAGTAATATTTTCCGTATTGTAGGATTCTCCTAGTTTTTTTAAAACCAAACCAATGACTTCTCTGGGATGATTAAGTAAGGAAATACGCGATCGCAATTCACTCCGCCATAAGTCGCTCCAGTCTTTTGGTTGCCAATCAAATTTTTGAAATTTTTCCCCATTATAAATAATGACTGTATTACCCCAGTGATAAGGTGCAGCCCAAATCTTTCCTTGTGGATCTATATTTCCTTGATCATCGCGTCTTACTAATTGCTGCCACCTGAGATTTAAACTTAACCATTGTTTAATTTTTTCTGTTTCTAGTGGTTGAATCAGTTTCTGTTCAATTGCTGCTTTTAGCCAAAAATCTCCCAATGTCACTAAATCAGCTTTAGATTGTTGTTGACTTTGCATCAAGGGAATATAACTTTTCCATCCCTGTTGATCTTTAGTTTCTGGTTTTTGCCATATTTGTAATTGCTTAAATAAATCTAAAATTTGATTAATAGGGACAAACTTTAAATTTGCATCTGACTCTAGAGTTTTACGAAATTGATTAACCACCTGACCAGGTATAGAACCTTTTAATAACTGTACATTTAGATGTGTCTGGTTTTTACCAGCACAACCCATGAGTATCTGGGAAAATACCAGTCCGCTTGCACCTAACAAAAAAGAGCGTCGATTCATTGAACTTTGATTTGGTGAGTATAAATAGAATTTAAACGACAGGAGTAGCAAGAGTTAAATATCTGAACAAATATCCATATTCTGCCCTCAGAAACCGATGATAGCAAATTCAGCAAATTCAAATTTATCTGTTTAGGCTGGGCGTGGGGTCTTCAGATCGAGGAAGCAACCTCATGATCCTGCTCCTTGGATTTCTCTCAAAAAAGACCAAATGCTTAACTTTTTTCAATAGAAATCGGAGTCATGCTGTTATTATTTTTTGAGTTATATATAAATAATTATTTTATTGACATAGAACTAAGAAAATTTTGAAACATTAAATAAATCATAAGTATTTTTAACTTGAGCAGTAAATTGAATAACATAGAGAAACTCTTTTGGGATAAAGGTATTAAATGGAGTCATTACAAAAACAGATACTGACTTTGAGCGAGAAAGTAGATGCTCTGTATCAGGTGATTGAAAAGCTTGATAGAAAACTGTCTCAGGGTCTATCTGACTACTTTTCAGAGCAAAAACAGCCAAAAAATAATTATCTAGAAAATCATCAAGTTGAACATTACCAGTTAAAAGCATGGAGCAATTTAACTTCTGATTTAGAGCATAAGGATGTGTTAATAGACGGGATTTATCCAGAGATGAATCCCCAAGCTGGAGATAAGCAAATAACGCCAGAAATTCAAATTCACCGACTGACAGCACAATTAACAGCGGCATATAATCGGATTGCAGCTTTAGAAGAACAATTAATGCGAGAGCGAATTCATTAATTGCTCAAATTGGTCTTCAATAGCTGTTAAAAGTTCATTTTGCTGCCAATTTTGGCTGATGTAGGCGGCTATACAAGCTGCTCCAGCACCGACACCTTCTTTGACAAAACCCTGCTCATAGGCTTGGAGTTGGGGATAACAAGAATCCGCGAAACTTAACTGTGTAGCTAAGAGGGAAGGCGTTTCTTGACAAGGATTCAAGCTGTTTCTGCCTAAACTGAGGGATAAGTCAACTGTACCCCCAGTTGAGTCTTCTGCTACCCAACGGGTTGTACCAACGACTATTGCTTCTCGTTGCCAAGATAAAGAGTAAGCTTGAGCGAGCGCTTGGATTAGAGCATAAACAGCCAGCATTTGTGTACCACCAGCCAATAAAACCCCACAGTGAAGACTAGCTGTGATCGCCATCCCAGCTACCACCACCTGCATGGGATCTCCCACAGCAGCTACAAGTTTAAGAGGATCTACAGAAGTGGGAATTTTTGCCAGCCCAGCTTGCACCACAGCCCACTTTTGCTCATGGTTACAAACAGGATGGCTACTGTTAACTTTTCCGGCGGCTTCAATACCTAAACCAGTTAAAATTGCCAAAGCAGTTGTAGTACCACCGACAACACACTCACTTAAAATCAAATAGCTGTGTGAAATATTAGCACTCAGTTGAGAACCCCACAGTAAACCTTGTTCAAATAAATGTTTTACCGTAGCTATTTCCAGAGCTGCACCTGTACTTAAACATCGAGCGATCGCCCCACCCAAATCAATTATTGGCACAGAGGGAATTAAGGGTAAACCCGCATTGAATAAATAAACTGGTATTTTTAGTTTTTCCACCACAGCACGAGAGATCAACACAGGAGAAGCACCAGTAGTCAAAGGTGGTAGAGGATATTTAGGCTGATGTGCTGCACCATAATATAAAAACTCTGCATCAGCACAAGCAGTATATTTTCTATCCTCTGGAGTCAAACCAGCCGCCGAAATGCCTGGAATTAAACAAGTCTCTGTAAAACCTAAAACACAGGCAAACACAGGTAAACTACCACGATATCGTCGTAACCATGCTTCACCCTGTTCAATTTGCGTATAAATATGGATCATATCAAAGGGAATGGGCATTGGGCATTGGGCATTGGGCATTGGGCATTGGGCATTGGGCATTGGGCATGGGAAAATTAATCAAATTTTGCCTTTTCCCTATTCTCTATAACTAACCTTCATAATCCATTAATACTTGTACCCAACGTGGAGGACGGGGTATAGGATTTCCCAAACGATCCAAAAGTAACCATGCTGCCAAATGTACTACAAACAAATAAATCAAATTGTTGAAAGCTATTAAAACCACTGCCCCCAATTGAATGACAAACACACTCGGAGTCGCCAATATTTGCAGCTTCAGGAATATCCACTCAGTAATTTCCGTAACCTGGTTAATAACATAAATCCAAAGGTCTTCACCAGATAATACCGACAGCAGCCACAGACGGAAAAACACACCTAAAGTACCTAACAGCATACCTAAAGTAATCGACACTATCCAGGGTACACGACGATACCAGGTAGCCCCTAACAGCACACCCATCAGTCCAAAAGGCATAACAAATAACATACTACGAACTGGACCCATCAGCACCCCCAGTAGTAACCCAGACGTAACAGCACCCATCCAGGCCGCACGTTTACCCCAGCGTAAATAAACTAACGCAATGGGAACTGGAAAAAATATCCGTAAAACTGGACCCAAGGGAAAATAGAAATTAATAAACCAAATCAAACTAGCCGTACTAGCTAAAAATGCTGTTTCCACCATCCGCAAAGGGGCATCAACCTGAAGTTTGGGGCTCTTTAAAGCTTGTTGAGCTTCATTACTAGAGTTTAGTGATTCAGGTGATGGATCTTCCTGCGGTTCATCTGGCAGAGAATCTAAAATACTCATATCATCTTCTATTTTCCAGGATATAAACCACTTGTCAGCTTGTTGACTAATTGATTAAATGTAAGTAATTACTAGCAATAGTTAGCAAATTACTAACTAGCTACTAACCTCCTGCCTATTGACTTTTGCCCTATGCCTTCTGGGACTAAATAATCATTTTTTCCAAAGCTGACACATCAGGAATACACAAAACATCTTGCTCTCTAAGGATCAAGCCTTTTTTCTCCAGCCTTGTTAATACACGAGTTACTGTTTCCCTTGCTAGACCACTGAGACTACTCAATTCCCGATGAGGTAAATTGGGAATTTCTGTACCTGTTTGTCCTCTCTTACCCTGTCCTTCTGCCAAAAATAGCAAAGTATCTGCCACTCGCGATTGACTATCCGATTCTCGCAGCCTTAAGCGACGATTTACCTGTCTTAAGCGTCTTGCCATTAACTGCGCTAATCTCAGTCCTGCTAAAGGTTCTGTTTGCAGCAACTTCACAAAATTTTGAGCAGGCATACTACCAATCATCGTTGGAGTAAGAGTAATAACATCAGTAGAACGAGGAACTTCATCTAGGGCTGCCATTTCCCCGAATAATTCCCCACTCCCAATAATATTTAGTGTTACCTCTTTTCCTTCTAAATTGTAGGTACGGATTTTTACCCATCCCTCTACAATGAAATAGACAGAACCACCCCAGTCATTTTCCAGCAAAATCACTTGATTGGCTGGGTGAGTACGGGTAACAAGATGGGTGAGGGCTGTTTCGACTATAGACTCAGGCAACCCTTGAAAAAAAGGTGCTGAGGTGATCCAGTTATGTGTAGATGCCTGCAAGCTATATCTATCTTCCATTAGAACATATTTATCAAAGCTGCTATCAACAGAAAAAGCAATATCAGTATTTTAGTAAACATTCAGCTATCAGCCATCAGCAGTCAGGTTTTCCAGGCTAACGCCAAAAATACCTATTTGATAATTAACCAATTTGTCAAACATTCTGACTCGTGACTCCTGACTTTCTGAAGTCTTACGTATTTTAAACCTAAGCTATAAAATCACAGCCGCTTTCATATTTAGGAAACTAAACTATGTTACACAAGAAAACGACAATATAATTTTTTCTCAACAAACTTTATTTTGTCTTAGTACTTACTGGTTACTAAAAAAGGGGTCGAAGGAATGGTTCACGGACAAAGTGAAAAACTGGGAATTTCTGATTTTGCAATATAGAGTTCCTCTGCCTCCTGTATACTTTTCCTCCTTTTCTTTTGATGTACACTTGAGAATTTTGTTTCTATTTTTACATAAATTATAAATTTAACACTGCAAAAAAGTACAAAATTTGAGTGAACTACCTGAAAAGGGGGTGAACCATGGGAATCAAGTTGCATCTGTCAGTAATTCATAACATAATTGCCCTCAGAAGTGAGAGCAATAACTTTTGTTACTCAGCACTTCGGTAATTCTAAATACCATAAACATCAAAGTACATTTTTAGCTAAGGTAATTTAACGTGACTTCCCGTACAGATGAAATTCACAAACTGATTGCAGACATTGACAAATTACTTGCCAACGGTGGGAATCGTCTAACAAAACTGCTGTCTGGTCAGGGGTCTGAAGAAAGAGACATTTTACAAAAAATTCGTGACTTTCTGGTAAGACTCAACGAAAGTGAGGCATCAGACGAAATCATACCCGATCCGTCTGAGGCACCACTATCATCTTTGTTGGCACGATATGTGGAGCAGGACAATCAGCAAGAGGTCTATTCTTCTCATTCACAACAAGAACAAAGCAAGTTTATTCGTGAACAATTAAAAGATGAAATTTCAGTCTTGCTTAAACCTTTGCAAGCAGAATTGACAGGAATGTTGCAAGAAAGAGCTACTCTTGTACAGGAAATTAGGCAGCTAGAACAAAAGCGACTGCAAAACTATTCTTTAACACAGCAGTTAGCAAACCAAGAGCAGATAATTACCGAATTTTTACAAGTGCTAGTTAGTCGGTTAGTGCCAAATTTAATTCCATATTTGACACGAAACGTGACTAATTCTCCCAGTTTGACTACAGGTGAATATAACCAAGAAGTTACTTCTGCTATTCAACCTATTTTAGAATCAGCGGATGGGGTAGAACGATTAGCTACTCTGGCCAGGGAGTTAGATCAACGCTTGCTCTCATTAGATGGAACTCTCAATATTGTTTTTCAGTCTTTAGAGCGTAATATTCACACCTATCATCAGTCCTTATCCCAAGCACTGGCAAGAATGTACAGTCAGGGGATGCAAGGTGAGCAGATGATGGCCAATTTTTTGAAAAATTTAACTGAGTATTTACAACAACAATCCCCTGATACTAAATCTTTTATCTTTGGGATAGATACTGGCACAATAGCATCATCACCATTATTAGAACCACAAGTGGTTGCTGATCATGTTGAAGAATTAACTCCAGATATTACTGCTGACTCACAGGAAACTCCTACGGTGGAGGATTTGGATTCAATGCTCTCAGAACTTACCCTGACTGAGACTTTTACCTCCGCTGATGAATTACAAGAAAAATTAACTCCAGATATTGCTGCTGACTCACAGGAAACTTCTAAGGTGGAGGATTTGGATTCAGTGCTATCAGAACTTACCCTGAATGAATTGCAGTCTGAGAGTGCTTATGAAGTAGACCAGCTGTATGCGAGTTTATTTGGTGGTGAAAATTCTAAGAGTACCACAAAAGATGCCATTAGTTTGCCGATTGAGAAGAATGAGGCATCTACTCCAGATCAGACGTTTGAATTAGTATCTCAAATGGCTGAGAGTATTTCTATATCTTCAATTTCTTCAAATATTCCAGAGGAACAGCAGGATGATTTATTAATCATAAATTATGTGCAGTCAGAAAATTCTACTATTTCTGAGCAGCGGGATGATCCTCTACCAGAAATTCCTGATATTTTCATAGAAGTAACTACTCAACCATCTGAGTTCTGGCGAGAATCATTGTTACCTGAGGATAGCCAGCCCCAAGCCGAATTTGCTGGCTTGCCTACAGTATCTGTGTCTCTGCCAGATAGTAGTGATACTATTACAGTTCTGACTGATTTATTGGTTGATGTTGGTGATGAGGAACCAACTGTAGGAGTTTTATCTGTGGAAGATAGGGGAGAAACTACAACAAATAAGACTGCTATAGCGTCACCTGTAGAGAATCAGACTGAGAATTCAGATTTACTTGCAACCACTTATATCGCTGCTTCACCAGATGAAAATTTACTGTCTCTAGAAAATTCAGCAACTGAAGGTGTACCGGAGATTATTTTGGATAAAGCACAGTTGCAGCAATTGGATCGAGATTTAGCTAATTTTGATTCGCGGTTAAATTCTGAAACGGTAAATACAACGAGGTTAGAAGATATCCAGAATTCTTTGCCTGACATCGAGGATCTGATAGACACAGGTTTTCTAATGGCAGAACTTCCTGGCACTGAATCGACAGGGAACATCCCAGTAATGACTATGTTGAATTTAGATGTTCCTGGGTCAGAAGCTGAGTTAGATTTGAGCCTGAATAATGCAAAAAACCAGAAAGTCACACATTCAGAATCAATAAATTCAGAATCGAAATTTGCTGTGTTTGTTGGTGAAAATTTGAGTGATAATTCTCTGGTAAATGTTATAGACAAGGATTCTGTTTGGTATTTAGGAATTGATTTAGGTACGACTGGCATTTCTGCGGCGTTGTTGAATTATTCAAAATTGGTTGTTTATCCGATTTATTGGTCAGCAGAAAGCCAAGTAGATGCAACTTCTTTTGAGCAATCATTTCGTTTACCGGCGGAAGTTTATCTACCTACGGCTTCTATACCTCATTCAGAAGTTGAAAGCGCCACAAATATTGAGCAAATAGCAC
It encodes the following:
- a CDS encoding Crp/Fnr family transcriptional regulator is translated as MEDRYSLQASTHNWITSAPFFQGLPESIVETALTHLVTRTHPANQVILLENDWGGSVYFIVEGWVKIRTYNLEGKEVTLNIIGSGELFGEMAALDEVPRSTDVITLTPTMIGSMPAQNFVKLLQTEPLAGLRLAQLMARRLRQVNRRLRLRESDSQSRVADTLLFLAEGQGKRGQTGTEIPNLPHRELSSLSGLARETVTRVLTRLEKKGLILREQDVLCIPDVSALEKMII
- a CDS encoding extracellular solute-binding protein, translating into MNRRSFLLGASGLVFSQILMGCAGKNQTHLNVQLLKGSIPGQVVNQFRKTLESDANLKFVPINQILDLFKQLQIWQKPETKDQQGWKSYIPLMQSQQQSKADLVTLGDFWLKAAIEQKLIQPLETEKIKQWLSLNLRWQQLVRRDDQGNIDPQGKIWAAPYHWGNTVIIYNGEKFQKFDWQPKDWSDLWRSELRSRISLLNHPREVIGLVLKKLGESYNTENITQIPDLKAELLALHQQVKFYDSTTYLEPLLTGDTWLAVGWSNDVMPILSRYPKLTAVIPQSGTAMWADLWVSPAEVEQNTLASDWINFCWQPNIAKQIAILTKNNSPITNIVASDLQKPLQNLLLNNQELFDKSEFLLPLPASVNKGYKYLFNKIKNSEQ
- the cobT gene encoding nicotinate mononucleotide-dependent phosphoribosyltransferase CobT, translating into MIHIYTQIEQGEAWLRRYRGSLPVFACVLGFTETCLIPGISAAGLTPEDRKYTACADAEFLYYGAAHQPKYPLPPLTTGASPVLISRAVVEKLKIPVYLFNAGLPLIPSVPIIDLGGAIARCLSTGAALEIATVKHLFEQGLLWGSQLSANISHSYLILSECVVGGTTTALAILTGLGIEAAGKVNSSHPVCNHEQKWAVVQAGLAKIPTSVDPLKLVAAVGDPMQVVVAGMAITASLHCGVLLAGGTQMLAVYALIQALAQAYSLSWQREAIVVGTTRWVAEDSTGGTVDLSLSLGRNSLNPCQETPSLLATQLSFADSCYPQLQAYEQGFVKEGVGAGAACIAAYISQNWQQNELLTAIEDQFEQLMNSLSH
- a CDS encoding DUF423 domain-containing protein, coding for MTQIFFTIAAIFGGLSVAAGAFGAHALREKVSERMLEIFDTGARYQMYHALALLLVAILISRVETPPTTLFISGWLFIIGVTIFSGSLYVLSLTGIKSLGAITPLGGLSLMAGWAALAVTAATIKL
- the bchM gene encoding magnesium protoporphyrin IX methyltransferase, translating into MNAADDKTIVREYFNSTGFDRWKRIYGDGEVNKVQLDIRTGHQQTVDTIIGWLKDDNNLSELSICDAGCGVGSLSIPLASEGAKVYASDISAKMVSEAQDRSVKLFSNSTNPTFAVQDLESLSGNFHTVICLDVLIHYPQDKADEMISYLCSLAQSRIILSFAPKTCFLSILKKIGSFFPGPSKATRAYLHREADVVKILEKNGFTVQRQAMTRTRFYFSRLLEATRA
- a CDS encoding DUF2232 domain-containing protein is translated as MSILDSLPDEPQEDPSPESLNSSNEAQQALKSPKLQVDAPLRMVETAFLASTASLIWFINFYFPLGPVLRIFFPVPIALVYLRWGKRAAWMGAVTSGLLLGVLMGPVRSMLFVMPFGLMGVLLGATWYRRVPWIVSITLGMLLGTLGVFFRLWLLSVLSGEDLWIYVINQVTEITEWIFLKLQILATPSVFVIQLGAVVLIAFNNLIYLFVVHLAAWLLLDRLGNPIPRPPRWVQVLMDYEG